A stretch of DNA from Saccharospirillum mangrovi:
GCAAATACTCTTCGGCGTGGTCGGCGTAATGCTCGGCGCACCAGGCCGATTTTTCGACTTCGGCGCGGGCTTCCTTAATCGGCTTGCCCATTTCTTCGGTCATCAGCATGGCGAGGCTGTCGACATCCTCACGCATCAATTGCGCGACCTTGCGCAGCAATTGGCCACGCTCGGCAAAACTCGTGTGACGCCAGTGTTGGTACGCCGTTTCGCTGTCGGCCAGGATGCGTTCGACCTGTTGCGGATTGGCCGGTTCGACAGAGTGCAAGGTTTCGCCGGTGCTGGGATCGATGGCGGTCAGCATGGAAAATCCTCCGTTGGACGGCGCATGGCCGCAAGAAAAAATAACGGCGTGCGTCACGTTGAATGGCGACGCACGCCGGCAGAAATCAGGCGGCGAGTACCGACTGAATGGCGCTTTCCAGAATCGATAAACCTTCGTTCAAATCGGCATCGGGAATGGTCAGTGGCGGAATCAGTTTCAACACCCGGCCACCGGAACCGCAGGTACCGATCAACAGGCCGTTCTCGAAACACTGCACCGCCACGGCCTTGGCTTTGGCGCCGTCGCCCAGATCAATCGCCTGCATCATGCCTTTGCCGCGCACGTCCAAACCGTTGTAACGACTGGCAATGCCTTGCAGGTGTTCACGCATCTGCGCGCCTTTGCGCACCACGTCTTTCAGCAGCGCATCGTCGTCGAAATACTTCAATCCTTCGACACCGGCGACAAAGGAAAAACCCTGGCCGCGGAAAGTGCCGGTGTGTTCGCCGGGGTTCCAGTGTTTGTCGTGTTCGGGCTTGACCAGATTCATCGCCAGCGGTGTACCAAAACCACCAATGCCTTTGGCGAGTGTGACGATATCCGGGTTCAGACCAAGACCATCAAAACTGAAATAATTTCCGGTGCGGCCGCAGCCGGCCTGGATGTCGTCGAGAATCAACAAGGCGCCTAAATCGTGCGCCAGTTTTTGCACCGCTTGCAGCCACTCTTTGGTTGCTACGTGCACGCCGCCTTCGGCCTGAATCGGTTCGATCAAAAACGCCGCCGGTGCTTCCATGCCACTCGATGGATCGGCGAACAGCGCGCGCAATTGTTCAACGCGTTCAACACCCAATGACGGATCACCGCCTTCGGCACCGAAGGGTTCACGAATGACGTTTTCCAACGGCACACCAGCGGCGTTGCGAAAGGCGGCGTTGGCGGTGCACGCCAAAGCGCCCAATGTCATGCCGTGAAAACCGTTGGCGTAAGCAACAATATTTCGACGACCGGTCACCCGGCGCGCCAGTTTTAATGCCGCTTCAACGGCGTTGGTGCCGGTCGGCCCCATGAACTGCAATTTGTGATTCATGCCGCGCGGCTTGAGCACCGTCTCGACAAATTTTTCGATAAAGGCGCGCTTGGGCGTGGTGTGCATATCGAGGCTGTGCGCGACGCCGTCGTTCTGAATAAATTCGATCAAGGCGGCTTTCATGCGCTCGTTGTTGTGGCCGAAATTCAACACACCGGCGCCGGCAAAAAAGTCGACGTACGACTTGCCGTTTTCATCCACCTGTCGGGCGTTCGAAGCCGAGGTGAAAACGGTGGGGTACAGTCGGCAATAGCCGCGGACGTCGGATTCCCATTGTTCAAATGCACTTAAATCCATCTCTGCCTCTCCTGCGCTGTGGTGAATGGTGCTGCGGTCTTGAATGCCGTCAGCGATAAAAAATGCCGTTAGCGATAAAAAAAGTTACGGTGATTCGGGCGTGAATTCCGGCAACGGCGCGCCGACCAGACGCAAATAAATGCGCGCGACGTGCGCAATCAAAGCGTCGTTGAAATCGTACTTCGGACTGTGGCAAGGCACGTTGTGGCCTTGGCCGTCGTCGGAGCCGATGAGTGCGAAAGCGCCTGGAATTTGCTGCAAGTAATAGCTGAAATCTTCCGACGCCATGATCGGCACAACGACATCGCTCGCCAGTGCTTCTGCGCCAAATTCTTCCTGCAACGCTTGCCGATACCGGGCAGCTTCATCGCCGTGATTGATAGTCGCGTCGTAACGCGGATAAACCGAAACCTCGCACTGCACGCCATAGGCTTCGGCGGTGGAATGAGCGACCGATTCGATCAGTGCGTTCAACGTATCACTCGTACTTGGATCCGCCAGTCGATAACTGCCTTCGAGCACGGCGCGATCGGGAATAACGGTGACGCCGGACTTGGCGTCGAACGACGTCACGCTCAACACCGTGGCCTGTTGCGGGGGTAACCGGCGCGCTACCACTTGCTGCAGAGCGACCACCATGGCCGAACCAGCCAACACCGGGTCGCGACACAATTCCGGTTGGCTGGCGTGGCCGCCGCGACCGATGACCTCAATCTTGAAAGTGCCGTTACCGGCCATCACCGTGCCATCGGGACACACTGCCTGGCCGTAACGAATCGCCGGCCAGTTGTGCCAACCGAAGATGGCGTCAACGCCGTTGAGCGCGCCGTCTTCAATCATACGTTTGGCACCGTGGCCGCCCTCTTCCGCCGGTTGGAACAGCAAAGTGACCGGGCCGGGCAAATCGGCTTCATGCTGTTTCAGCCATTGGGCGGTGGCGAACAAAGCGGCGGTGTGGCCGTCGTGACCACAAGCGTGCATGCAGCCAGGCTGTTCGGACGACCAGGCGACACCGCTGGCTTCAACAATGGGCAACGCATCAATGTCGGCGCGCAACGCCAGATGGCGGCCACGGCCATTCGGATTCAGCGTTGCGACGGTGCCGGTATCGGCGCAGGCGCGCCAGGGAATGTCCAGGGCGGTGAGTCGTTCCCGAATGCTCGCCGCCGTCTGCTGTTCTGCCCAGGTCAACTCCGGTTGCCGATGCAGCTCACGTCGGAATTCGACCGCATCCGCCACCAGGGCTTGCCAATTTGTCAGCGCAGGCTGAGACACAAGGTACTCCGTTTCGAGACGATTGAATGTGCAGGGCCGTAGCGCCGCACAGACGCCAGTCGGCGTCTTGACTGTTCCACCCGTTATCAGGCTCTTGCTCAGATGTTGTGAAATTTGAACATCGATGTTTCGGGTTGTTGATTAACCAAAACCCAAGCCCGACCTACCCTAGATTTTTTAACCAAGGGGTTGCAAGGTTTTTTTGTTTTTTTGTGAAACCAGACACTCGGCTAACACCGAGCAAGTGGAAATAAGATTATAAAAGCCTAGACACTGGAATTAATTTTATCTTTATAAATCAATTAGTTAAATACAAAAAAATGGAACAATGCACAACAAAGCCGATTAAACACTATCATCAAATCGGCCAATAAATATTGTTCGGTCAAACCAAATTCCCGTGCAAAACCGGCGATGTTTTTGCAAAATAATTTTTTTGGGGGAGTAATGGTTAGGTCCCTAAAAATTACGCCCCTCAAAAACGAAAATGGCGCATTCCTGTTAAGAAAAGCGCCATTTTTGTGCAATTTATCAAACACTCGATATGAGTGCCGATCCTTATTGCCAGGGCAACCAACCGAAATGCTGCAGGATCTGGCTGATGGACATCAGCAGACAGATGCCAATCACCAGCGGCCGAATCAGCCTGGCGCCGCCGGCGAGCATGGTGTGGCTACCAACGTAAGCACCCACTATCTGGCCCAGCATCATTGCCCCGCCAATGATCCACACCACCTGACCACCGGCGGCAAACAACACTAAGGAAGTGACGTTGGTGGTGAAGTTCAGCAGCTTGGCGCGAATGGTGGCGGTCAATAACGTCTGGCCGCGAAAGGCGACACCGCTGGCGGCAAACAAAGATCCGGTGCCGGGGCCAAACACTCCGTCGTAAAAGCCCAGTAACGGCACGATGGACGACGCCCAACGACGTTCGGTCATTCGTGCTTCGACTTCCATTTCACCCAGCTTGGGCGTAAGCAGAAAATACAGCGCCACCAGAATCAGCAAGACAGGAATGAACCAGCTGAGCCAGCCAGTGTCGATGTGCTGCACCAGCCAGGTTCCGAACGCCGAACCGATGGCGGCCATCAACATCAACCACAACAGATGTCGGCCACGTAGATGACCTTTGAAAAACAACGTCAGAGTAGCGGTAAGTGTGCCGATCACGCCCTGGCTTTTATTGGTGGCGAGCGCATTGACCGGCGGCACTCCGGCCAACAACAACACCGGCAAGGCAATCAGACCACCGCCACCGGCCAGCGTATCCACCCAACCGGCGACCATCGCCACGCAGAAAAACAGCAACAACAACGAAACCGACCAATCGAATTCGACCACGCTGGTCTCCGACAATGAATAAGCGCGCTATTGTGCCCGAGGCTGACCAAACAGTGCAGCGGACACTGAGTTTTGGATAAAAAAAAACGCCACAGTGTGGCGTCTTTTTATCTGTGAAAATCGTTACTCCAGCGACGGCATAACACCGACACTGCTCAAACTTTGCCAGGCGCGACGGGCGTCGGCTTCGTCGTCGAATCCGGTGGCGAGCAGCTGGTAGTTCTGATCTTTGTCGGACCAGTTCACCACCAGCTCCAGCGGTCGGTCGTTGATGGATTGATAGGCCTGGAACCAGAGCACTTCGGGCGACACCAGCCGCGCCAGTACCGCGCCAGCGTCGGTTTCGTTGTCGAGCGACAGGCTGTAGGCGTCCGGCGTTTTGCCCAGGGTGTAGACGTAGATGTCGCCGACTGGCAGCCGGTCGTTGTCGCGGTGGTGTGCATCAAGATCGCGGCTTTGCAGCCAGGCGCGCCAGCGGTCCAGTTGGGTGTTGCCGGTAAAACCATCCAGATAGAGCCAGCCCTGATTTTGCGCTGCGTTCCACACCAACCGATGACGGCCAGGCAAGGTGGTGTTGTCTGGATCCAACACCGGCGTTCTGAATGCCGGATCGGACAACCATTGCTCAACACGCTGGGCGTTAACCGGACCGACAACGAGCGTGTCGGTCATCATCGGCACCGGTTTTTCTTCGACGCTGTTCATCGCCTGGCGGTCTGGCGCGGGTTTGGCGTCAGCCGGGATTTCGTTCATGGCGGCAACATTGGGGATGACCGGCATCGGGCGTTGGCCGGGCAACGAATTCATGCGCGCTACTTCTTCGGGTGTGTAGGTCGGCTGGTCGCTGCGCTCGATGGTTTCGGTGGCAAAATTGTCTGCCGCCATCGCCTGTTCGCCGCCGCCAGCGACGACACGTTTCACCCGCGCCTGAATGCCGTTGCGGCGCAGTTGACGACGCCAGTTATCGGTTTCTTCGAGCGTTTGATATTCGCCCAGATAAAAACCGACCGAGCCGCCTTCGCTGGTTTGGCCAAGAAACACCGCTTGCGGATCGCGCTCGTAGGCGACGGTATTAAAGAACTGACGCAAGCCGCGATATTCCAATGCACGCACCGCCTGCCCCATGGAAGAAAACTCACCCAGTTGCAAGGTGTACGGCCCTTGCGGATAACACTTGCACAGCTGTGATAATTCGATGATCGGCGGCAGCGATTGCGAACTGTGGCGCGGAATGTATTGCGGTACGTCCGGGTCAATCTGCACCGGCGGGTTGTCGAGTGCTTCCTGAGCCGCAGCGCGGTCGCGTTCCTGCTGCGCCAATTGCTGACTTTCCAGTGGCGTCGGTTCGCCACCGAAGCTCAAGCGCAGGCCGTAACGCCAGCGCCATTGGTCGGGAATGTCGCCGTCGAAGAAACCTTGATAGCCGCCGTTGCCAAATACCCGAACGTGAGAAAACAGCGGCACGCTGATGTCGGCATCGACGCGATAACCGGGCGTGAATTGATCGATCACGCTGTCGCCGAGATTATTTTCCACGCCAACGGCCGAGACGATGGCGCCGCTGATCAATTGAAAACGCGGGCCTAAATTGCCTTGCTGAAAAATCAGACCGGTTTCGATCTGGCTGAATTCGTTTTCCAGGGTGTCGTTCTGGAATTCGTATTCCAGGCTGCTCAGATAGCGGTAACCCAGGTCGAGACCGACGTGGGAATTGAACATCCATTGCAGGTGTCCGGCGGCGCCCCAGCCGGTGGTGTGGTCGCTGTTGGCCGCACTGAGATCGAGACTGAATTCGTCGGCCACGGCGGTTATCGGCGCCAGCATTACGCCGACGGCCACAACCAACAATCCAGACTGAACACGAACCCAGTGATGAAAACGGCCTACACGCATTGCAACGAACCCTTGTTGAGACCTAGAGGTTATCGCCCGCTTGGCCGGAAAGTTTAGACGCAGGCTCAGTCCGGATTCAGGTTGATCTCCAACACATAGCGGCTGGCTTTGATGGGTTTGCGGATGTCGTGTTCCCACAGTTCCGCATCGAAACGGGATTTGGCCCAATCGGCCAAATCGTAAAACGGCTGCCGACCCGGATCGGCAATCAGCACCTGGCGCACGCCGGCTTTGTTTGCACGCTTAATCAGTTTCATCCAGTCGTCGCGCAGGCTGTCCCAAAAACAGATGTCGCCACCGACGATGGTGTCGGCCATCGATAAATCATCGCGACTTAATTGATGCAATTTGCGCTGCCAGAAAACCGGCCGGAAGCCATTCAGTTCGCCGTGCAAACGCAGGTAAGGTTCGACGCTTTTGTCGGCGTCGATGGACATGACTTTGGAGTGAAAATGTTTCTTTAGAAAGTAGGTGGTCGGCCCCCAGCCGCAACCGATGTCGAAGACGACGCGTCGTTTGGGAATCGGGTCAAGCAGCAGGTAATCCATCAACACGAAGCTGGAATCCCAGACTTTGGTGCCGTGGATATTGGCTTCCCCTTTTTCGTCGCGAATGGCCCGAACCGATGGGTGCTCGGGGGTGAGAAAGGTCAGGCCGTGAGCCTCAATTTGCTGTTTGGGCAAGGCATGCTCCGCGGGCGTACATCAACAAAGAAGCCGCGAGCATAGCGGTTGACGTCGGCCGCGCCAACCGCCGTTGGCGTTAATTGCGCACAGGAATGCCGAGGCGCCGATAAACAAAACTCAGCAGCCAGGCCGGACCGATCAACAGAAATTGAATGTCCTGAAAGAAACTCGGTTTTTTGCCTTCAATTTTGTGGCCGATGAATTGGCCGATCCAGGCGAGCACAAACAATATCAGCGCCAAGCCCCACAGCGGTAAGGCGTGGCCGGCGCGCTCGTACGCCATGATCAGGCCAACCGACAGCGCGGTGATCGAGCCCATGCCCAGCATCAAGGTCCACGACAGACGGGCGTAAAACCAGACGCTGATGACAATCACCGCACTGGCGGCGTTGATCCACGGATGGCTGGCCAGACTGATCGGCCACAACAGCGCCAACACGCACCAGAAAATGATCGGTACGCAAATCCAATGTATGAGTTTGTTGGTTCGGTTCTGGTGGCTTTCGCCGTATTCGGCAAGCCATTGATCCACGGTTTTGCTCAGCATAGCGACATCCTCTTTGTTGTTATGGGTCGCGCTGGGCATCTTGCACCGATGTCGGCAGGCACTCAATCGGGTGCGGTTATTCCCAATCGATTTGCACGCCGGGCAGGCTTGGCAGGCTGCATTTGTGCCAATCGGTGGAAACACTCGGGTTGGCAAAGTCGTGTGCCTGATCGAGGTTCAACACCGGCGCCGCAACATCCGGCACGCACAGCCGCAAATGCACCGGCGTGTCGCCATTCAACTGTTTGTCGGGGTCGAATTCGCCATCCCACAACACCGGCGGCAGGCGACTGCCGAGGCCAAATTGTGTCCAGCGCAGCCATTTTAGTTTGAAACTTTCCGGTTGGGTGCCGCCGTCGCCGTATTGGTTGTCGTGAATGTGGATGGATTCGGGATAGGCGTCGAGCACGGCCGCTTGAGTAGTGGCTTCGTCGGCGGTGGCTTTGCGCACGTAAACATCGGCGGTGCTGTTTTCGGAAAAGCGATTGTCGAAAATTTCCACCGCGTCGCTGCCGTCGATCTGTATGCCGACGCCGCGCCACAGTGATGCCAGGGCAGACGATTCCGGCGCGGTGTTGTCGCGGTTATTGCGCAGGATGTCGTTGTCGAACAGGCGGATGGCGAAGCCCGAGACAGTGGCGTCCAAGGCGTTATCGACGCGAACGCCCAGGCTGTTGTCGATCACGCTGTTGTCGTACACGTCGCTGCGCTGGGAATTGCGGATGTCGATGCCAATCAAGTTGTTGTTGATGCGGCTGTTGCGCACCGTGATATCGCGACTGCGTTGAATCAGCACGCCGCTTTCCCGGGCACCGCTGACACTGAGATCGTCCAGCAACAAGCGGCGGCTGTCGGCGGCCCAGATGCCCACTGGTGCGGCCGACTCGCGGTCCGTCCAATTCACGCCGACATCGCGCAATTGCGCCAGCCGCACTTCAGTCATTTGGATGGCCGTGTGTGGCGCGTCTTCAATGCTGAGATCCAATACGCTGATGGCGTCGGCGTTCAGTTGCACGCTGGCACTGGCTGCGGTCTGGGATTTGAACGACAGTCGCGTTAAGTCCCGACCGGCACCTTCCAACGTCAGCCCTTCGCTGGCCAGAATCAACGGCTCGGTGAAACTGAAATGGCCGGCGGGTAATTCGATGTGGTCACCCGGTTCGGCGTCACTCAGTTGTCGCAGTACGCGTGCCTGAACCGATTCGCCGTCTTGTGCCGCATCGTCACCCTGGCAACCAGCCAGTCCCAGGATTAG
This window harbors:
- a CDS encoding TSUP family transporter yields the protein MVEFDWSVSLLLLFFCVAMVAGWVDTLAGGGGLIALPVLLLAGVPPVNALATNKSQGVIGTLTATLTLFFKGHLRGRHLLWLMLMAAIGSAFGTWLVQHIDTGWLSWFIPVLLILVALYFLLTPKLGEMEVEARMTERRWASSIVPLLGFYDGVFGPGTGSLFAASGVAFRGQTLLTATIRAKLLNFTTNVTSLVLFAAGGQVVWIIGGAMMLGQIVGAYVGSHTMLAGGARLIRPLVIGICLLMSISQILQHFGWLPWQ
- a CDS encoding class I SAM-dependent methyltransferase; this translates as MPKQQIEAHGLTFLTPEHPSVRAIRDEKGEANIHGTKVWDSSFVLMDYLLLDPIPKRRVVFDIGCGWGPTTYFLKKHFHSKVMSIDADKSVEPYLRLHGELNGFRPVFWQRKLHQLSRDDLSMADTIVGGDICFWDSLRDDWMKLIKRANKAGVRQVLIADPGRQPFYDLADWAKSRFDAELWEHDIRKPIKASRYVLEINLNPD
- the doeB2 gene encoding N(2)-acetyl-L-2,4-diaminobutanoate deacetylase DoeB2, with amino-acid sequence MSQPALTNWQALVADAVEFRRELHRQPELTWAEQQTAASIRERLTALDIPWRACADTGTVATLNPNGRGRHLALRADIDALPIVEASGVAWSSEQPGCMHACGHDGHTAALFATAQWLKQHEADLPGPVTLLFQPAEEGGHGAKRMIEDGALNGVDAIFGWHNWPAIRYGQAVCPDGTVMAGNGTFKIEVIGRGGHASQPELCRDPVLAGSAMVVALQQVVARRLPPQQATVLSVTSFDAKSGVTVIPDRAVLEGSYRLADPSTSDTLNALIESVAHSTAEAYGVQCEVSVYPRYDATINHGDEAARYRQALQEEFGAEALASDVVVPIMASEDFSYYLQQIPGAFALIGSDDGQGHNVPCHSPKYDFNDALIAHVARIYLRLVGAPLPEFTPESP
- a CDS encoding DUF962 domain-containing protein, whose translation is MLSKTVDQWLAEYGESHQNRTNKLIHWICVPIIFWCVLALLWPISLASHPWINAASAVIVISVWFYARLSWTLMLGMGSITALSVGLIMAYERAGHALPLWGLALILFVLAWIGQFIGHKIEGKKPSFFQDIQFLLIGPAWLLSFVYRRLGIPVRN
- a CDS encoding aspartate aminotransferase family protein; translation: MDLSAFEQWESDVRGYCRLYPTVFTSASNARQVDENGKSYVDFFAGAGVLNFGHNNERMKAALIEFIQNDGVAHSLDMHTTPKRAFIEKFVETVLKPRGMNHKLQFMGPTGTNAVEAALKLARRVTGRRNIVAYANGFHGMTLGALACTANAAFRNAAGVPLENVIREPFGAEGGDPSLGVERVEQLRALFADPSSGMEAPAAFLIEPIQAEGGVHVATKEWLQAVQKLAHDLGALLILDDIQAGCGRTGNYFSFDGLGLNPDIVTLAKGIGGFGTPLAMNLVKPEHDKHWNPGEHTGTFRGQGFSFVAGVEGLKYFDDDALLKDVVRKGAQMREHLQGIASRYNGLDVRGKGMMQAIDLGDGAKAKAVAVQCFENGLLIGTCGSGGRVLKLIPPLTIPDADLNEGLSILESAIQSVLAA
- a CDS encoding parallel beta-helix domain-containing protein, giving the protein MIKLSGSRLFRTTGVWLLILGLAGCQGDDAAQDGESVQARVLRQLSDAEPGDHIELPAGHFSFTEPLILASEGLTLEGAGRDLTRLSFKSQTAASASVQLNADAISVLDLSIEDAPHTAIQMTEVRLAQLRDVGVNWTDRESAAPVGIWAADSRRLLLDDLSVSGARESGVLIQRSRDITVRNSRINNNLIGIDIRNSQRSDVYDNSVIDNSLGVRVDNALDATVSGFAIRLFDNDILRNNRDNTAPESSALASLWRGVGIQIDGSDAVEIFDNRFSENSTADVYVRKATADEATTQAAVLDAYPESIHIHDNQYGDGGTQPESFKLKWLRWTQFGLGSRLPPVLWDGEFDPDKQLNGDTPVHLRLCVPDVAAPVLNLDQAHDFANPSVSTDWHKCSLPSLPGVQIDWE
- a CDS encoding SPOR domain-containing protein; translated protein: MRVGRFHHWVRVQSGLLVVAVGVMLAPITAVADEFSLDLSAANSDHTTGWGAAGHLQWMFNSHVGLDLGYRYLSSLEYEFQNDTLENEFSQIETGLIFQQGNLGPRFQLISGAIVSAVGVENNLGDSVIDQFTPGYRVDADISVPLFSHVRVFGNGGYQGFFDGDIPDQWRWRYGLRLSFGGEPTPLESQQLAQQERDRAAAQEALDNPPVQIDPDVPQYIPRHSSQSLPPIIELSQLCKCYPQGPYTLQLGEFSSMGQAVRALEYRGLRQFFNTVAYERDPQAVFLGQTSEGGSVGFYLGEYQTLEETDNWRRQLRRNGIQARVKRVVAGGGEQAMAADNFATETIERSDQPTYTPEEVARMNSLPGQRPMPVIPNVAAMNEIPADAKPAPDRQAMNSVEEKPVPMMTDTLVVGPVNAQRVEQWLSDPAFRTPVLDPDNTTLPGRHRLVWNAAQNQGWLYLDGFTGNTQLDRWRAWLQSRDLDAHHRDNDRLPVGDIYVYTLGKTPDAYSLSLDNETDAGAVLARLVSPEVLWFQAYQSINDRPLELVVNWSDKDQNYQLLATGFDDEADARRAWQSLSSVGVMPSLE